ACTTCTCCCCGGCATTGGCAAGAAGAGGCCATCTCACTGCCCCATTGTGAGAATAAGCAAACGCCAATGTGAGTGACCGAGTCACCACCCGCCGAAGGAGTCATCGTGACTGCATTCCAAAACGACAAAGAAGCCGTGGATTCGCTCAAGCAGCAGAACGGTTCCAGCTGGGACAGCGTCAACCCGGAATACGTCGCCCGCATGCGTGCACAGAACCGGTTCAAGACGGGCCTGGAGATTGCCCAGTACACCGCTGACATCATGCGCCGTGACATGGCGGAGTACGACAACGACGTCTCCGCTTACACGCAGTCGCTGGGTGTCTGGCACGGCTTCATCGGTCAGCAGAAGCTGATCTCGATCAAGAAGCACCTGAAGACCACGAACAAGCGATACCTCTACCTTTCCGGCTGGATGGTCGCCGCACTCCGCTCCGAGTTCGGTCCCCTGCCCGACCAGTCCATGCACGAGAAGACGTCTGTTCCGGCTCTCATCGAGGAGCTCTACACGTTCCTCCGCCAGGCCGATGCTCGTGAGCTCGACCTCCTCTTCACGCAGCTCGATGACGCCACCGCCGCGGGCGACGAAACGGCTATCGAGTTCATCCAGTCGCAGATTGACAACTTCGAGACGCACGTGGTTCCGATCATCGCTGACATCGACGCTGGTTTCGGTAACCCCGAGGCGACCTACCTGCTGGCCAAGAAGATGATCGAGGCTGGCGCGTGCGCCATTCAGATCGAGAACCAGGTTTCGGACGAAAAGCAGTGCGGTCACCAGGACGGTAAGGTCACGGTTCCACACGAAGACTTCATCGCCAAGATCAACGCTGTGCGCTACGCGTTCTTGGAGCTCGGCATCGACAACGGCATCATCGTTGCCCGCACCGACTCGCTCGGAGCGGGCCTCACTCAAAAGCTCGCCGTCAGCAACACGCCAGGCGACCTGGGCGACCAGTACAACTCGTTCCTGGATGTCGAAGAGATCTCTGAGGCAGACCTCGGCAACGGCGATGTTGTCATGAAGCGCGACGGCAAGCTGGTGCGCCCGCGCCGTCTGCCCAGCAACCTCTACCAGTTCCGTCCGGGAACGGGTGAAGACCGCTGCGTTCTCGACTGCATCACGTCGCTGCAGAACGGGGCCGACCTGCTCTGGATTGAGACCGAGAAGCCGCACGTCGAGCAGATTGCTGGCATGGTTGACCGCATTCGCGAGGTCATCCCGAACGCCAAGCTCGTTTACAACAACAGCCCGTCGTTCAACTGGACCCTCAACTTCCGCCAGCAGGCATACGACCTGCTCAGCGAGCAGGGTCACGATGTTTCGGCTTACGACCGCGCCGCGCTGATGAGTGTCGAATACGACAACACGGAGCTCGCCCAGAAGGCGGACGAAATGATCCGCTCGTTCCAGCGCGATGGTTCCGCCCGCGCCGGAATCTTCCACCACCTCATCACACTGCCGACGTACCACACGGCCGCACTGTCGACCGATAACCTCGCGAAGGGCTACTTCGGCGACGAAGGCATGCTCACGTACGTTCGCGACGTTCAGCGCCGCGAGATCCGCGAAGGAATCGCCACGGTCAAGCACCAGAACATGGCTGGCAGCGACATCGGCGACAACCACAAGGAATACTTCGCTGGCGACGCCGCTCTCAAGGCTGGCGGCAAGGACAACA
This portion of the Microbacterium sp. NC79 genome encodes:
- a CDS encoding isocitrate lyase yields the protein MTAFQNDKEAVDSLKQQNGSSWDSVNPEYVARMRAQNRFKTGLEIAQYTADIMRRDMAEYDNDVSAYTQSLGVWHGFIGQQKLISIKKHLKTTNKRYLYLSGWMVAALRSEFGPLPDQSMHEKTSVPALIEELYTFLRQADARELDLLFTQLDDATAAGDETAIEFIQSQIDNFETHVVPIIADIDAGFGNPEATYLLAKKMIEAGACAIQIENQVSDEKQCGHQDGKVTVPHEDFIAKINAVRYAFLELGIDNGIIVARTDSLGAGLTQKLAVSNTPGDLGDQYNSFLDVEEISEADLGNGDVVMKRDGKLVRPRRLPSNLYQFRPGTGEDRCVLDCITSLQNGADLLWIETEKPHVEQIAGMVDRIREVIPNAKLVYNNSPSFNWTLNFRQQAYDLLSEQGHDVSAYDRAALMSVEYDNTELAQKADEMIRSFQRDGSARAGIFHHLITLPTYHTAALSTDNLAKGYFGDEGMLTYVRDVQRREIREGIATVKHQNMAGSDIGDNHKEYFAGDAALKAGGKDNTMNQFS